The genome window CCGAGCATATTCTTCGTTGCCCACCCGAATGCGTGTGAGTTCCATTAATCGCACCACAGTTGCCAGCACTTTTTCCCGCGGCAAACCTGCTAGGACCAAATCGTGTTCTAGGCGCTCTCGCAGCTGCGGCAGGGCTTCACTAAAAGCAATCATGCGCGTGAACTTGGTTTGATCCCGAACGGTGCGCCAAAGCTCGTGATACCGGTACTGTTTGCGTTTCTTTGGGTCGCGCCCAGTGGCCTGAAGATGACCGTGAGACAAGGGGCAAATCCAAACATCTCGCCACGCCGGTGGGATAGCTAGTGCCTCAATTCGTTTGATCTCTTTAGGATCTCGAACTTTCTCACCATCTGGACCGATATAGCTGAAGCCCTTACCTACACGCTTACGCTGGATACCGGGATCGGTGTCAGTGACATAACATAAGCCCACTGCTTCAGCAGACTGAACGGGATCAACTTTAATCTCAGTAGTAAGCTGAGTTACCTCTTGAAGGGGAGGTTGAGGCAGAACAGATTGGCTCATAACCGATGACAGCAGAGCACCCAGCGGAATGCTTGAGAGTCTCGTTATTTTAACCAGTGCAAAAGGCTATCAGTATCCCCAGAAAGTATCAAAATTTGGAGTAAAGAAAGGCTGATTTTCTGAGGGTTAGCAGGCTCTTTTATGGGCTTTTTGCTAATCCATCAAAAGATGGATGGACCCCACCAAGTCCCGTGACAATCTCAAGTTAGCGACTATTCAGAGGAGAACACACAGATGGTCCTGACTCTTGACGATACCAAGCGCACGGCAATTGCCTCTAAGCTTGCTGATATGAAAGCTCTTCAAAATCTTTTGATTGAAAATGAGCAAAAGCTTATAGCTGCTATTGATGATCCAGAAATTTCTAAGCGCTTGAGAGATTTCCTACAAGATGACCAGAAAAACATGGGTGTACTGGACACCGTAATCGTTCAGTACGGCGTCAAGGGCGAACCCAAAGAATCGATGATGAAGGTCGTCGAGCAAGCCCGTCAGATGATGGACAGCTCAGAGTTCACCATCTTTGAGAAAGTGGGTCAGCACGAACTGCTCAAGCACAAGCAAACCATGGCTGGTTTGTTGGTTCATAAGGCTGGTCAAGTGGTGGGTGCAGATATCGAAGCTGCTATCGCTCCTCTCAACACAGTCAACTTCGAAAACCGGGCTCACCAAGAGCAACTTAAAGGCGTCCTGGAAATCCTGGGCGTACGTGAGCTGACCGGTAAGGATCCCGACCAAGGTCTGTGGGGCCGCGTTCAGGATGCTGTTGCTGCGTTGACCGGTGTTGCTGGTAGTGTGGTTACCCAAAGCACCGACAAGCAGGACATGAACATCCAGGATGTCATCCGCTTGGATCACAATAAGGTCAACACGCTGTTCGCAGAAGTTGAAGCCACTGATGATCCTCAGAAGCTCCAGGAGTACTTCGGTCAGATCTACAAGGACCTCACCGCTCACTCCATTGCCGAAGAGCAAGTGGTCTATCCTGCTGTTCGTCCTTACTACAGCAACACCCAAGAGCTGTACGATGAGCAAGCTGAACTAAAGCAGTTGTTGGAAAGCACCCGCTCCCTGAGCCCCTCTTCTTCTGAATTCAAGAATCAGATTCGTCGCATCCGTGACATGGTGATGGATCACGTCCGTCAAGAAGAGAGCGAGATGTTTGCCAAGATTCGCGACAACTTCAGCACCGAACAGAGCGAGCAAATGGCTACCCGCTTTAAGCAAGCTAAGAGCCAAGTGCAAGATGAGATGAAGGTTAGCAACTAATCGTTGCCTAAGGCTCAC of Leptolyngbya sp. FACHB-261 contains these proteins:
- a CDS encoding hemerythrin domain-containing protein; this encodes MVLTLDDTKRTAIASKLADMKALQNLLIENEQKLIAAIDDPEISKRLRDFLQDDQKNMGVLDTVIVQYGVKGEPKESMMKVVEQARQMMDSSEFTIFEKVGQHELLKHKQTMAGLLVHKAGQVVGADIEAAIAPLNTVNFENRAHQEQLKGVLEILGVRELTGKDPDQGLWGRVQDAVAALTGVAGSVVTQSTDKQDMNIQDVIRLDHNKVNTLFAEVEATDDPQKLQEYFGQIYKDLTAHSIAEEQVVYPAVRPYYSNTQELYDEQAELKQLLESTRSLSPSSSEFKNQIRRIRDMVMDHVRQEESEMFAKIRDNFSTEQSEQMATRFKQAKSQVQDEMKVSN